DNA from Malus sylvestris chromosome 11, drMalSylv7.2, whole genome shotgun sequence:
ATAACACAAGGCAAAAATACTCCTGTCCCAGAAGATGACCCAATTTTCGAACATGACCCGCCAAGGAAAACAGCCCTCATACCCGGTCCTGCTTGCTGGTTCAACCATGGGTTTGAACCAGGCAATCCAAACTGTGTTGGAGACTTTGACCTTCCTCCATTAGTAGACCCAATACAAGATCCTCCTTTCTTCAAGTGCTGATAATTATTAGGCTCAAATTGCTCATGGCAAATCTTGGCTTGTCTCCCTCCATTTGCTGATGATCCTTGTTTATTTGAAATGTGCTCTTGGTTTACCTTATAATAAGCCTCAAGTTTCTGTCAAAAGTATGACATATATGAGTCAGATAAATAAATGTAACAACCACAATAGCTTGTGCACAATAGATCGGCAATCGTTACCAGCTAATCATTCTAGAAACTTAATAAACACAATAACAAGTGCATCATACATCTACTTTAGATTGGTACCAGTCAATCAGTCGAGAAACTTATTAACAGTAATAAACACTACCGAAAAATTAGAATTCAGTTCTTACCTGAAAATCTTGGCTTTGACCGCAAGATAGATCTTGCTTTGAGAAAAATCCAACACCTGGGTCTACTTTTGTACTTGGGTCTATTCGCCGAGGATGATTTAACCCTTCGTTGGTTGTTCTTGTATCTAACTTGTCAAACTTTCTCAAAACGTCGGCGTAGGTACAGCTCTTCCTAGCTTTGCCTTTGCCTGGTGTTTCTGGTGGCGTTGGTTCAAGAGATGACCCTTCTGAACTGCCATGGCTGGACCCCAACGGTGACCACACCGAGTACTGTTGCGAACCAACAGAACCCAAAaactgaaaaagaagaaaactcaTATTAATTAACCACAAAATATTATCAACAATTTGTAGACATGTGCTGCATCCAAGCTTGAATTCCCCTCTATCgcttgtgtatatatataagtattaatttttaattatgggTTCACCTCTTGGTTTTTCTGAGAGCTAGTAGTATTGATTTTCTCGTGATCATCTTGAAGCATGTAGTGAGTCATCTGGCGTGTCAACTCGGCAATGTAATCGTCGTCCTCATCAGTAGTAGTCTCTGTCGACTGATCAGATGAAACAAGTTCAGAATCCTCAAGTgctgaagatgaagaaggagaactCAAATCTGATGGCCTAATAAACCCTTTGTAATTATAGTTAGCAGCTGCTTCACAAATATCCCAGACCTTGGCATCTGGTTTGGAGCACACAAAATCCATCATGTTAATTATGTACTAATCAACTTTTGTTTTAACTAACTAGCAGTAATGCTAATTAACTTGAACAAAAGATGATGGAGGAGAAGAACTGATCAGGTGGGTTTTATTGGAGAAGAAAGAACAAAGATCAAGGTAATTATATGATCAAAGAGCAGCTCGAGAAAGATAGAGTAGGGGTCAAATTGTTTGCAAGGTGTTTTTAAAGGGAATTTGGGTGGGACCCAGAAGCTAAGTAAGTGGGTCCAGTGTCATACAGTAGCTGGATGACTTGTTTGGTGTGTTGGTGTTGAAATTTAGAAGGGTTAGGGCTCGGTAGTTGGACCGTTTGCCCAGCTGTGCTATGTATGCTCCTTCGATTCGTTAGATATATTTTGCGGTGCCCTATATCTATATCCACCGAACCCACCGTAAACCTAATCTCAATGTACAGTTTATTAAGCTTAtcggagaaaaaaaaacaattgattTTTTAAGCAGAGTAGTGTGCTTCACTCTCTCCAGATAGATAGGCATCATAAATACTAATTAATCAAGAATGCATAAGGGCTTTTAAATAGTTGAGTTTAAGAGATAGGGTGCATTTTTCGAAATTTTCTCGATGTAGTTTATTAGATAAATAAGAAAGAATACTGCTGAAAATCACATAATGGTTCTTGTTACGAAATTTTCACACCTATACTTATTGCACATAACTTTGCAAATAATTTGGCACAATTTTTCTGATACTTCTTTTTAATACGTATTTGTTTACTTATTaagtttttataaatttaataatGATAATGTATTGttgttgtttataccatacttagggcatccgtatttagacctcgtataaatactcggaggactcaaatgtaattatgtaataagtgaagggcaattatgtaataagtgatgaacccttattctataaaaggactcctcaccctcacatttgagagaggccaattcttaggccttgAGGatcctcacactctctccctcataatcctcttagaaatacaatatcagtgtggacataaCCCAAactttggggtgaaccacgatacatcttgtgttatttacatttattgcagattcacggtcggatttacgttgttccaagacctccgattttgtgcatcaacagttgtCAATGTTCTTATTCAGTAAACTGTTTCTTGACAATTCTTTCTTCAAGTGATGATAACTGGGAAACAAATTCTTATTCTATTTCTTTTATTAACGTTGTTAGAAATGGTTAGGGTTGGTCTTTCATTACTACCAATATATATGGTTGGGGGTTGATGTTGCTTCAGTGTTGACTATTCATATTATTTAACGAGCGCAACattcttttcatttgtttttcctCTGTTTTATCCTGACTTCTGTTCTGTTGCTTGCCATACACACGACAAGTACGGTTCAACAATTGCATGTAATAGGTAAGGTATAGCGACTTTTGGGGCAGCTCGACCTTTTGAT
Protein-coding regions in this window:
- the LOC126589130 gene encoding uncharacterized protein LOC126589130 produces the protein MMDFVCSKPDAKVWDICEAAANYNYKGFIRPSDLSSPSSSSALEDSELVSSDQSTETTTDEDDDYIAELTRQMTHYMLQDDHEKINTTSSQKNQEFLGSVGSQQYSVWSPLGSSHGSSEGSSLEPTPPETPGKGKARKSCTYADVLRKFDKLDTRTTNEGLNHPRRIDPSTKVDPGVGFFSKQDLSCGQSQDFQKLEAYYKVNQEHISNKQGSSANGGRQAKICHEQFEPNNYQHLKKGGSCIGSTNGGRSKSPTQFGLPGSNPWLNQQAGPGMRAVFLGGSCSKIGSSSGTGVFLPCVIGSTSQSPKKRGCPPVLIPAKVVQALKVHFDRVGDLPRPNASGTSTQNDALKGGRANAHSTNKRHSRTVPDMNTKEIGLPQEWTY